In Streptomyces canus, one DNA window encodes the following:
- a CDS encoding reverse transcriptase family protein yields the protein MVDDLAEQAGVSVEILEALSLALPAGAGRLYDQRTYRKKHGGIREVFNPRQPFATISKNLHRSFLHLFSYDPPNHVHGFVRGRSTVSNASQHLAKPCVLRMDLEDFFPSIGAATIKTTLREQGYEEKAADIAVNLVTIGGKLPIGLSTSPLLSNLAFLGTDRSLAEYAQSEGLSFTRYVDDLTFSGDVTDRHSVDIAQILDDAGWSVNTRKTAFMRRGGPQYVTGLYVGESDGPRIPRQVKRKMRWILHVISKFGYYTYMKEFGGAGEVMLRNRLLGWACYIAAVEPDVGYPLLRAVDELVPDPDEDIYDLL from the coding sequence TTGGTTGATGACCTGGCGGAGCAAGCCGGCGTGTCGGTCGAAATTCTAGAAGCGCTATCATTGGCTCTTCCTGCCGGTGCCGGACGGCTCTACGATCAGCGGACATACCGCAAGAAGCACGGCGGAATACGAGAAGTATTTAATCCGAGGCAACCCTTCGCTACCATTAGCAAGAATTTGCATCGAAGCTTTCTACACCTGTTCTCGTATGATCCGCCCAATCATGTTCACGGATTTGTTCGCGGACGTTCTACGGTCAGCAACGCCAGTCAGCACCTAGCAAAACCGTGCGTTTTGCGCATGGATCTTGAGGATTTCTTTCCGTCAATTGGCGCCGCAACAATAAAGACTACGTTGCGAGAGCAAGGTTACGAAGAGAAGGCCGCGGACATTGCCGTCAATCTCGTCACCATCGGCGGCAAACTACCAATCGGACTTAGTACTTCACCCCTCTTGTCTAATTTGGCTTTCCTGGGCACAGACCGGTCCCTCGCCGAGTACGCACAGTCAGAGGGCTTGTCGTTTACGCGCTATGTGGACGATCTCACATTCTCTGGCGATGTCACTGACCGCCATTCAGTGGATATCGCTCAAATCCTCGACGACGCTGGCTGGTCGGTGAACACGCGCAAAACCGCTTTCATGCGCCGCGGTGGTCCACAATACGTGACCGGCTTGTACGTCGGCGAATCGGACGGGCCGCGGATCCCGCGTCAGGTAAAGCGTAAGATGCGATGGATCTTGCACGTGATATCGAAATTCGGTTACTACACCTATATGAAAGAATTCGGCGGCGCGGGCGAGGTGATGCTTCGGAATCGCCTGTTGGGCTGGGCATGCTATATCGCCGCGGTCGAGCCAGACGTAGGTTATCCACTACTGCGGGCAGTCGATGAGCTGGTTCCGGATCCGGATGAGGATATATACGACCTCCTCTAG
- a CDS encoding sigma factor-like helix-turn-helix DNA-binding protein has translation MHDDMKRVAETAVPVERAKAAIDLMATYQGWVLELSRIRREAIEEAQASGMTQAEIAAKLGVSRGRVGQLASAGPPPERAFFGTDLVTVSLGGKPEAGKGPDENPSAVVVQEDLDNFEHLRKLLGGMKLEAQYEVIPPTGIVNLNRDNHVVICGPRLSPIVAQVLEGDDNLRFEKDRAWHLLDQRTGEEFRSPMDEDGSAGDFGYLGRLPRLDGRGTFLYIAGIHAIGANGVVHYLEHNLAELYREVRTRRFSTLISCRYNPETLEVLESRRVTPLYRHEG, from the coding sequence GTGCACGACGACATGAAGCGGGTGGCTGAGACTGCGGTCCCGGTCGAGCGGGCCAAGGCTGCGATTGACCTGATGGCGACCTATCAGGGGTGGGTGCTGGAGCTTTCCCGCATCCGCCGCGAGGCCATCGAAGAGGCGCAGGCGTCAGGCATGACGCAAGCGGAAATCGCCGCGAAGCTGGGTGTGAGTCGAGGGCGGGTCGGGCAGCTGGCGTCCGCTGGGCCGCCCCCGGAGAGGGCGTTCTTCGGTACGGACCTGGTCACTGTTTCCCTCGGCGGGAAGCCCGAGGCGGGCAAGGGGCCCGACGAGAACCCGAGTGCGGTCGTGGTGCAGGAAGACCTCGACAACTTCGAGCATCTGCGCAAGCTTCTCGGCGGCATGAAGCTTGAGGCTCAGTACGAGGTGATCCCACCGACCGGCATCGTCAACCTCAACCGGGACAACCACGTGGTCATCTGCGGACCTCGGTTGTCGCCCATCGTTGCCCAGGTGCTCGAGGGGGACGACAACCTGCGGTTTGAGAAGGACCGTGCCTGGCACCTGCTGGACCAAAGGACCGGCGAGGAGTTCCGGTCCCCTATGGATGAGGACGGATCCGCCGGCGATTTCGGTTACCTCGGACGCCTTCCGCGTCTGGACGGGCGTGGGACGTTCTTGTACATCGCCGGTATCCACGCCATAGGCGCGAACGGAGTCGTGCACTACTTGGAGCACAACCTGGCAGAGCTGTACAGGGAGGTCCGTACGCGGCGCTTCTCAACGCTGATCTCGTGCCGCTACAACCCCGAGACGCTGGAAGTGCTGGAGAGCCGCCGCGTCACCCCGCTGTACCGACACGAGGGCTGA
- a CDS encoding DUF6284 family protein: MEHIVTVQGIVTASDDWTPFADFANFMEPTDAELDAIEQEMPLILARVDLLDAQIITLDRTPTELDTRRIRRARNRVLSERRALANRSAGVTLPGGAA, encoded by the coding sequence ATGGAACACATCGTCACTGTTCAGGGCATTGTTACGGCGTCTGATGACTGGACGCCGTTCGCCGACTTCGCCAACTTCATGGAGCCGACGGATGCGGAGCTGGACGCGATCGAGCAGGAGATGCCGCTGATCCTGGCGCGCGTCGACCTGCTCGACGCGCAGATCATCACCCTCGACCGCACCCCGACCGAACTGGACACCCGACGCATCCGCCGCGCACGCAACCGGGTGCTGAGCGAGCGGCGGGCCCTGGCCAACCGCAGCGCTGGCGTCACACTGCCCGGGGGTGCGGCATGA
- a CDS encoding DUF2637 domain-containing protein, with translation MNRTGRIALVLALVVVVGMAFRVSWNALRDIANAVGADQTAATLYPFVVDGLMALALVATLVLVGRDRTFALRVLGTYTGASLVLNYVHGLVPALHGRTVDWGRLADWDPANWALVLLATSLPVGSIYFGSDLVAKVLHHRPAPIPTADTNAEESTETERNRSTADLPESTPAPITATVVRVPDPVPVDFLKSAVALKPVPANAPSIVATPVTPTVRRVSAAASTRSRRATGRVPAAARAARPKRTPEQLLAEARTVTAGWPDAQITAEGIRREVHTSPANARTLRDTLLAERAATVGTP, from the coding sequence ATGAACCGCACGGGCCGTATCGCTCTCGTCCTCGCCCTGGTGGTCGTGGTCGGCATGGCGTTCCGGGTCTCCTGGAACGCGCTGCGGGACATCGCCAACGCGGTGGGCGCGGACCAGACCGCCGCCACCCTCTACCCGTTCGTGGTCGACGGCCTGATGGCGCTCGCGCTGGTCGCCACGCTCGTTCTGGTCGGCCGTGATCGGACGTTCGCGCTGCGGGTGCTGGGCACCTACACCGGCGCCTCGCTGGTCCTCAACTACGTTCACGGTCTGGTCCCCGCCCTGCACGGCCGGACGGTCGACTGGGGGCGGCTCGCCGACTGGGACCCCGCCAACTGGGCGCTGGTCCTGCTCGCCACGTCGCTTCCGGTCGGGTCGATCTACTTCGGTTCCGATCTGGTCGCCAAGGTGCTGCACCACCGCCCCGCCCCGATTCCGACCGCAGACACGAATGCGGAGGAATCTACCGAGACCGAGAGGAATCGGTCTACTGCTGACCTGCCGGAATCGACCCCCGCGCCGATCACCGCGACGGTGGTGCGGGTGCCCGATCCGGTCCCGGTCGACTTCCTGAAGTCGGCCGTGGCGCTCAAGCCCGTTCCCGCGAATGCCCCGTCGATCGTCGCGACCCCGGTCACGCCGACCGTGCGCCGGGTATCGGCTGCCGCGTCGACGCGATCGCGTCGGGCGACCGGTCGGGTCCCTGCGGCGGCCCGAGCGGCGCGGCCCAAGCGCACCCCCGAGCAGCTGCTCGCTGAGGCGCGCACCGTGACGGCCGGTTGGCCGGACGCGCAGATCACCGCTGAGGGCATCCGCCGCGAGGTGCACACCTCGCCCGCGAACGCGCGGACGCTGCGGGACACGCTCCTTGCCGAGCGTGCCGCCACGGTCGGGACGCCGTGA
- a CDS encoding RRQRL motif-containing zinc-binding protein produces the protein MSAAWGKCFDPDGARYGIPTYPWRLAPDGLATRRQLRARGLRPGGQPIAAQAMRINRRTSTPRVAYLYRVDLALPVRPMTSRKWGALALAMLARRTCPACRITYSYCISRRYGLCGICIDANHAAQTGS, from the coding sequence ATGTCCGCCGCGTGGGGCAAGTGCTTCGACCCCGACGGCGCCCGCTACGGGATACCGACCTACCCGTGGCGCCTGGCCCCGGACGGACTGGCCACGCGCCGGCAGTTACGGGCCCGGGGCCTGCGTCCGGGCGGTCAGCCGATCGCGGCGCAGGCCATGCGCATCAACCGCCGTACCAGCACACCGCGCGTCGCCTACCTGTACCGCGTCGACCTCGCGCTGCCGGTACGGCCGATGACCTCGCGCAAGTGGGGCGCCCTCGCCCTGGCCATGCTCGCCCGCCGCACCTGCCCGGCCTGCCGGATCACCTACAGCTACTGCATTTCGCGCCGCTACGGCCTGTGCGGGATCTGCATCGACGCCAACCACGCTGCTCAGACAGGGAGTTGA
- a CDS encoding pRL2-8 produces the protein MVVSVAPKATPPGECPQCWQHAHDRSIHRRLRAREDCPQCVDHMRNGCPNLVPKKPSRWW, from the coding sequence CTGGTGGTGAGCGTGGCCCCCAAGGCCACGCCGCCGGGTGAGTGCCCGCAGTGCTGGCAGCACGCCCACGACCGGAGCATTCACCGCCGCCTGCGGGCGCGCGAGGACTGCCCGCAGTGCGTAGACCACATGCGCAACGGCTGCCCGAACCTCGTGCCCAAGAAGCCGTCCCGCTGGTGGTGA
- a CDS encoding FtsK/SpoIIIE domain-containing protein translates to MSENVVSLHKTPDPEPSADASVTTLTVVPDAPPAPIVPLWVRSGRNLKRIATDERTRSTGRAIVRHGLYTVNGGRIVARRTWDGKTGARYERMLRAAEAAGNYEVAEEWEERLQRFREARHRRRMDLLHSPVDVAKGVGVGVGMSIGVLVALGVVMAINNHDVTDVITPLAATIEFIGLLIRIVQVVWGPALVIGPLLALLGMWAVGSKQQAAPAWVMPANVRNGEGEPITPSIVVKALRDLGIPAMRNAIKEMGDAGASMLGPIRIAGCGVEVDVTLPSGVATNEVQAKRRKLAENLTRHEHEVFITIPEAARTVRLWIADSGALDEPIGPSPLVTDETMTANYQTGKAPWGQDLRGDAAMISLYQRHLLVTGLSNQGKTAALRALALWLSLDRTVQFWIADLKGIGDWAVFEGIAKVLIEGPSDDHCIQATEMVEDAVEEMNRRIEAQRRDPSIVFPPLIVLVDEAQKAFMCPAKGEDKRPYGGSKATSRYFMAVREIHNQGRAVDVLMWQGTQDPTDQNLPKLVREGAHTRASLVVGTESQAEMALGAKAVNAGAAPHLLRQGLDKGTLVVASDGITIPAGQPSITVRTHFIDDEPAAEIAARAKALRDGVTTLRAVERGEERDALADILTVLADEKRMLTQDVIRKLGALDADAYGRWSFGDLTRVLEAAGTEAKKSHGRMVVRAEDITRALSDRDTDGSASAS, encoded by the coding sequence ATGTCCGAGAACGTCGTCAGCCTCCACAAAACCCCCGACCCCGAACCGTCCGCCGACGCGTCCGTGACCACCTTGACGGTGGTCCCCGACGCCCCGCCCGCGCCGATCGTGCCGCTGTGGGTGCGCTCCGGGCGGAACCTCAAGCGGATCGCCACCGATGAGCGCACCAGGTCCACCGGCCGTGCGATCGTCCGCCACGGCCTCTACACCGTCAACGGGGGCCGGATCGTGGCCCGCCGTACCTGGGACGGCAAGACCGGTGCCCGCTACGAGCGCATGCTCCGTGCGGCGGAAGCCGCGGGCAACTACGAGGTTGCCGAGGAGTGGGAGGAGCGTCTTCAGCGCTTCCGTGAGGCCCGCCACCGCCGCCGCATGGACCTGCTCCACTCCCCGGTCGACGTGGCCAAGGGTGTCGGGGTCGGCGTCGGCATGAGCATCGGTGTGCTGGTCGCGCTCGGGGTCGTGATGGCCATCAACAACCACGACGTCACCGACGTCATCACCCCGCTCGCGGCCACGATCGAGTTCATCGGGCTGCTGATCCGGATCGTGCAGGTCGTGTGGGGTCCCGCCCTCGTGATCGGCCCGTTGCTGGCCCTGCTGGGCATGTGGGCGGTCGGCAGCAAGCAGCAGGCCGCACCCGCTTGGGTCATGCCGGCCAACGTCCGCAACGGCGAGGGTGAGCCGATCACCCCGTCCATCGTCGTCAAGGCCCTGCGGGATCTCGGCATCCCCGCCATGCGCAACGCCATCAAGGAAATGGGCGACGCCGGCGCGAGCATGCTGGGACCGATCCGGATCGCCGGATGCGGAGTCGAGGTCGACGTCACCCTGCCCTCGGGAGTGGCCACGAACGAGGTGCAGGCCAAGCGGCGCAAGCTCGCTGAGAACCTGACCCGGCACGAACACGAGGTGTTCATCACCATCCCCGAAGCGGCCCGCACCGTGCGGCTATGGATCGCCGACTCCGGCGCGCTGGACGAGCCGATCGGCCCGTCCCCGCTGGTCACCGACGAGACCATGACCGCCAACTACCAGACCGGCAAGGCGCCATGGGGCCAGGACCTGCGCGGCGACGCCGCGATGATCAGCCTGTATCAGCGGCACCTGCTGGTCACGGGTCTGTCCAACCAGGGCAAGACCGCCGCCCTGCGCGCGCTCGCCCTGTGGCTGTCCCTGGACCGGACGGTGCAGTTCTGGATCGCCGACCTGAAGGGCATCGGCGACTGGGCCGTGTTCGAGGGCATCGCGAAGGTGCTGATCGAGGGCCCCTCCGATGACCACTGCATCCAGGCGACCGAGATGGTCGAGGACGCGGTGGAGGAGATGAACCGGCGGATCGAAGCGCAACGCCGGGACCCGAGCATCGTGTTCCCGCCGCTGATCGTGCTGGTGGACGAAGCGCAGAAGGCGTTCATGTGCCCGGCCAAGGGTGAGGACAAGCGACCCTACGGCGGCTCCAAGGCCACATCCCGCTACTTCATGGCCGTCCGTGAGATCCACAACCAGGGCCGTGCGGTCGACGTGCTGATGTGGCAGGGCACGCAGGACCCCACCGACCAGAACCTTCCCAAGCTGGTCCGCGAGGGTGCCCACACCCGCGCCTCCCTCGTGGTGGGCACCGAGTCACAGGCTGAGATGGCGCTCGGTGCCAAGGCCGTCAACGCCGGCGCTGCCCCGCACCTGCTGCGTCAGGGGTTGGACAAGGGAACCCTGGTGGTCGCCTCCGACGGCATCACCATCCCGGCCGGGCAGCCGTCCATCACGGTGCGGACCCACTTCATCGACGACGAGCCGGCCGCCGAGATCGCCGCACGGGCCAAGGCCCTGCGCGACGGAGTCACCACCCTGCGCGCGGTCGAGCGCGGCGAGGAGCGGGATGCGCTCGCCGACATCCTGACCGTGCTCGCCGACGAGAAGCGGATGCTCACCCAGGACGTCATAAGGAAGCTCGGCGCCCTCGACGCGGACGCCTACGGGCGGTGGTCGTTCGGCGATCTCACCCGCGTCCTGGAGGCGGCCGGTACCGAGGCGAAGAAGTCCCACGGCCGCATGGTCGTGCGTGCCGAGGACATCACCCGCGCCCTCTCCGACCGCGACACGGACGGTTCCGCTTCCGCCTCCTGA
- a CDS encoding DNA methylase — translation MTQPTEIRRVPDTFRPFRVLDAYACIGGATKGFKRALPGCHVTGVDIQAQPDYCGDVFHQGDAIEFIRAHGHTFDFIHASPPCQGEGAPTKGTNRARNAAIGRTYPRLIVPTRAALEATGRPFVMENVAGSEVRKDLRLCGEMFGLGVLMHRYFELGGWTTTQPAHPKHRGYVRGWRHGIYREGPYVAAYGEGGGKATVDEIRAAKHIDWSTDHLRLREALPPAYTQWIGAAFLASLAPTLGVAA, via the coding sequence ATGACCCAACCCACCGAGATCCGGCGAGTGCCGGATACCTTCCGACCCTTCCGGGTCCTGGACGCCTACGCGTGCATCGGCGGCGCCACCAAGGGCTTCAAGCGCGCGCTGCCCGGCTGCCACGTCACCGGCGTGGACATCCAGGCGCAGCCGGATTACTGCGGTGATGTCTTCCACCAGGGCGACGCGATTGAGTTCATCCGCGCCCACGGCCACACCTTCGACTTCATCCACGCCTCCCCGCCGTGCCAGGGTGAGGGCGCCCCGACCAAGGGCACCAACCGGGCCAGGAACGCGGCGATCGGCCGCACCTACCCCCGGCTCATCGTCCCGACCCGGGCCGCCCTGGAAGCCACCGGCCGGCCGTTCGTGATGGAGAACGTGGCCGGCTCCGAGGTTCGCAAAGACCTGCGGCTGTGCGGTGAGATGTTCGGCCTGGGGGTGCTCATGCACCGCTACTTCGAACTCGGAGGCTGGACCACCACACAACCCGCGCACCCCAAGCACCGCGGCTACGTGCGGGGTTGGCGCCACGGCATCTACCGCGAGGGCCCGTACGTCGCCGCGTACGGCGAGGGAGGCGGCAAAGCCACCGTGGACGAGATCCGCGCCGCCAAGCACATCGACTGGTCCACCGACCACCTGAGGTTGCGCGAGGCCCTACCGCCCGCCTACACGCAATGGATCGGCGCCGCGTTCCTCGCCTCGCTCGCTCCGACGCTGGGGGTGGCCGCATGA
- a CDS encoding bifunctional DNA primase/polymerase — translation MNTVDSHLRAALDLAAAGVPVLPLRAGKVPFGNCPACAKNACGGRPNMKTSGPCTCPRPCHAWAAATTDPTVLRSPEWARAWGEAAAVAYHPGGTGLTIVDLDNAAAVGWAHATLPATRRVQTTRGEHWLYQGIMRSVNGVREGVDVKSLMAYARWLGPGIGAMASLPDAVRALAVKEPSPSRRAPQAFSAPLTGGQRECRHRTPTYLDRGITMAEQRITEARSAVHATVYRTFLAVLSTHGGCGCLTDAHVARLFAAAQAKGESVRHCTDAWTNARTALGM, via the coding sequence ATGAACACCGTCGACAGCCATCTGCGGGCCGCGTTGGACCTCGCCGCCGCTGGCGTGCCGGTCCTGCCGCTGCGGGCGGGAAAGGTGCCGTTCGGCAACTGCCCGGCCTGCGCCAAGAACGCGTGCGGCGGCCGGCCGAACATGAAAACCTCCGGGCCCTGCACCTGCCCGCGCCCGTGCCACGCCTGGGCCGCCGCCACCACCGACCCCACGGTCCTGCGCTCCCCGGAATGGGCGCGAGCGTGGGGAGAGGCGGCGGCGGTGGCCTACCACCCCGGCGGCACCGGGCTGACCATCGTCGATCTCGACAACGCGGCGGCCGTCGGCTGGGCTCACGCGACGCTGCCCGCAACCAGGAGGGTGCAGACCACGCGTGGTGAGCACTGGCTCTACCAGGGCATCATGCGGTCCGTGAACGGCGTCCGCGAGGGCGTGGACGTCAAGTCCCTTATGGCGTACGCCCGTTGGCTCGGTCCCGGCATCGGCGCCATGGCCTCTCTTCCGGACGCTGTGCGTGCTCTGGCAGTAAAGGAGCCGTCTCCTTCCCGCAGGGCGCCACAGGCGTTCTCAGCGCCTCTCACGGGCGGACAGAGGGAGTGCCGCCACCGCACACCCACCTATCTGGATCGCGGCATCACCATGGCGGAGCAGCGCATCACCGAGGCCCGCAGCGCGGTACACGCGACCGTCTACCGCACGTTTCTCGCCGTGCTGTCGACGCATGGCGGGTGCGGGTGTCTGACCGATGCCCATGTCGCGCGGCTGTTCGCCGCCGCGCAGGCCAAGGGCGAATCGGTCCGGCACTGCACCGATGCGTGGACCAACGCCCGTACCGCACTGGGGATGTGA
- a CDS encoding ATP-binding protein — MSEDEKTPARQIITDYAQAHFRYFRTIDGTVYAQRNGHPVARPIRSQGTTGSHRQELMVGLYKDGVGVFNGTALKEALDLIEALALTEDVQPTHIRVAPGFDGATWLDLGRNDGRSVRIHPTGWDILTPDPQEVCWRRTQLTGELPLPAKDTNGKGIDLLLRLCNFAGAETECLAIAWLIGCLEPSVPVPAPFLTGPQGAGKSTGGRMLVRIIEGMSGDLRRAPKDEENMITAVAAGWVTALDNLSHLPPDLSDLMCCIVTGAESIKRALFTDGDVVRSRYRRPMLLTGIDVGVIRPDLAERLLPLRLVRPRVRRTEAELWAEYAEILPVVLGSLLDLTVKVRAAHADTPTDLRMADFAHLCAQLDAATGFGSLAAYRASLDDLNDDVIEGDLLAQTVLKHAAGLDAGAEIRMTSSEWLHCLTTLYSGEDCRPLPKGWPTTGKVLSDRLKRLQPTLAARGVLIDWGRTSAARYIEMTRAAALALNQQEAAF, encoded by the coding sequence GTGTCCGAGGACGAGAAGACTCCGGCCCGCCAGATCATCACCGACTACGCGCAAGCGCACTTCCGGTACTTCCGCACCATCGACGGCACCGTGTACGCGCAGCGCAACGGCCACCCAGTGGCCCGGCCTATCCGTTCCCAGGGCACCACCGGCAGCCACCGGCAGGAACTCATGGTCGGCCTCTATAAGGACGGGGTCGGCGTGTTCAACGGCACGGCACTCAAGGAGGCGTTGGACTTGATCGAAGCACTCGCGCTGACCGAGGACGTACAGCCCACCCACATCCGCGTCGCACCCGGATTCGACGGCGCGACCTGGCTCGACCTGGGCCGCAACGACGGCAGGTCCGTCCGTATCCACCCCACCGGCTGGGACATCCTCACCCCCGACCCGCAGGAAGTCTGCTGGAGGCGCACCCAGCTCACCGGGGAACTACCCCTGCCCGCCAAGGACACCAACGGCAAGGGCATCGACCTCCTGCTGCGCCTGTGCAACTTCGCCGGCGCCGAGACCGAATGCCTGGCAATCGCCTGGCTGATCGGCTGCCTGGAACCCTCCGTGCCCGTCCCCGCACCGTTCCTCACCGGCCCCCAGGGGGCGGGCAAGTCCACCGGAGGCCGGATGCTCGTCCGGATCATCGAGGGAATGAGCGGCGACCTGCGCCGGGCCCCGAAGGACGAAGAGAACATGATCACGGCCGTGGCTGCCGGATGGGTCACCGCCCTGGACAACCTCTCCCACCTGCCCCCGGACCTGTCCGACCTCATGTGCTGCATCGTCACCGGAGCCGAGAGCATCAAGCGCGCGCTGTTCACCGATGGAGACGTCGTGCGCTCCCGCTACCGGCGCCCCATGCTGCTGACCGGTATCGACGTCGGCGTCATCCGACCCGACCTCGCAGAACGCCTCCTGCCGCTGCGTCTGGTGCGGCCCCGGGTGCGGCGGACCGAGGCAGAGCTGTGGGCGGAGTACGCGGAGATCCTCCCCGTCGTTCTCGGCTCCCTGCTGGACCTGACGGTCAAGGTGCGGGCCGCTCACGCGGACACCCCCACCGACCTGCGGATGGCCGACTTCGCCCACCTGTGCGCACAACTCGACGCGGCCACCGGCTTCGGCTCACTGGCCGCGTACCGGGCCAGCCTCGACGACCTCAACGACGACGTCATCGAAGGAGACCTGCTGGCACAGACGGTCCTGAAGCACGCGGCCGGACTCGACGCCGGCGCCGAAATCCGTATGACGTCCTCGGAGTGGCTGCACTGCCTCACCACCCTCTACAGCGGTGAGGACTGCCGTCCCCTGCCCAAGGGCTGGCCCACCACCGGCAAGGTTCTCTCCGACCGCCTCAAGCGGCTGCAACCGACCCTTGCCGCACGCGGCGTGCTCATCGACTGGGGACGCACCAGCGCCGCCCGCTACATCGAGATGACCCGGGCCGCCGCGCTCGCCCTCAACCAGCAGGAAGCGGCTTTCTGA
- a CDS encoding helix-turn-helix domain-containing protein, with protein MEKPTAPGPLASLRGGLPDRYLTPDDIAEMFGVPLETVYQWRRKRTGPPGFRIGKHLRYDPADVRTYVSQRKSACQGAA; from the coding sequence ATGGAAAAGCCGACGGCCCCTGGGCCCCTCGCCTCTCTCCGAGGCGGCCTCCCGGACCGGTACCTCACCCCTGACGACATCGCCGAGATGTTCGGCGTGCCACTCGAAACCGTCTACCAGTGGCGCAGGAAGCGCACTGGACCGCCCGGCTTCCGGATCGGCAAGCACCTTCGCTACGACCCGGCCGACGTGCGCACCTACGTCAGCCAGCGCAAGAGCGCATGCCAGGGCGCCGCATAG
- a CDS encoding tyrosine-type recombinase/integrase, with protein MAGHIQDRWYKTETAPNGKTIRERTDRYGTGLRYRARYVAPDGTERSKSFPDKQKRLAEAWLSQIAADMTRGQYVDPSSGKVTFKEFATQWLASQTTDPSTIVNMELRFRLHAFPYIGSRSLSAFQPAHIRTWARALADSGMAASYQRTVFANVSAVFGAAVDDGILARNPCRAGSVRAPKLDRRKLKPWTRDRVVAVRGGLPSQYAPVVDLGAGCGLRQGEIFGLAVDEVDFVGGAVHVMRQVKLIGPQMVFAPPKGGKLRDVPLPDVVSDALAAHITCRPPIDVTLPWKTPDGPPVTAKLLFYSRERKALNRNYFNMYLWKPALIAAGVIPERVPGERFKPSREHGMHALRHYYASVLLDSGENIKALAEYLGHSDPGFTLRTYTHLMPNSQDRARRAINAAFDVPDADTGRRRADALT; from the coding sequence ATGGCTGGCCACATCCAAGACCGTTGGTACAAGACCGAGACGGCACCCAATGGCAAGACGATCAGGGAAAGGACAGACCGATACGGGACGGGCTTGCGCTACCGCGCCCGCTACGTCGCGCCGGATGGGACCGAACGCAGCAAGTCTTTCCCGGACAAGCAGAAGCGACTTGCGGAAGCATGGCTGAGCCAGATTGCGGCTGACATGACCCGTGGTCAGTACGTTGACCCATCTTCCGGCAAGGTCACGTTCAAGGAGTTCGCCACTCAGTGGCTGGCATCCCAGACCACGGACCCTTCGACCATCGTGAACATGGAGCTGAGGTTCCGGCTGCACGCCTTCCCCTACATCGGCTCACGCTCTCTGAGCGCATTCCAACCTGCCCATATCCGCACGTGGGCTCGGGCCCTCGCGGATTCCGGGATGGCAGCGTCGTATCAGCGGACGGTCTTCGCGAATGTCTCCGCTGTGTTCGGTGCAGCCGTGGACGACGGCATTCTGGCCCGGAACCCCTGCCGCGCAGGTTCTGTGCGGGCCCCCAAGCTGGATCGGCGGAAGCTCAAGCCGTGGACGCGGGATCGGGTGGTTGCTGTCCGGGGCGGACTTCCGAGTCAGTACGCGCCGGTTGTCGACCTCGGTGCCGGATGCGGCTTGCGGCAAGGCGAGATCTTCGGGCTCGCGGTCGACGAAGTCGACTTCGTCGGGGGAGCGGTGCACGTCATGCGGCAGGTCAAGCTGATCGGTCCACAGATGGTGTTCGCCCCGCCCAAGGGCGGCAAGTTGCGAGACGTGCCGCTGCCCGACGTGGTGTCGGATGCGCTTGCCGCCCACATCACCTGCCGGCCCCCTATCGACGTCACTCTGCCGTGGAAGACCCCGGACGGCCCGCCGGTCACAGCGAAATTGTTGTTCTACTCCCGGGAGCGTAAGGCGCTGAACAGGAACTACTTCAACATGTACCTGTGGAAGCCCGCCCTGATTGCTGCCGGCGTCATCCCGGAACGGGTGCCGGGGGAGCGATTCAAACCGTCGCGTGAGCACGGCATGCACGCCTTGCGGCACTACTACGCGTCGGTCCTGCTGGACTCGGGAGAGAACATCAAGGCCTTGGCCGAGTACCTCGGTCACTCCGACCCGGGATTCACGCTCCGGACGTACACGCACCTGATGCCGAACAGTCAGGACCGTGCCCGTAGGGCCATCAACGCCGCGTTCGACGTACCGGATGCGGACACCGGTCGGCGGCGAGCCGATGCGCTGACCTGA